In Phyllostomus discolor isolate MPI-MPIP mPhyDis1 chromosome 2, mPhyDis1.pri.v3, whole genome shotgun sequence, the following are encoded in one genomic region:
- the C2H12orf60 gene encoding LOW QUALITY PROTEIN: uncharacterized protein C12orf60 homolog (The sequence of the model RefSeq protein was modified relative to this genomic sequence to represent the inferred CDS: inserted 2 bases in 2 codons; substituted 1 base at 1 genomic stop codon), which yields MSSESGQDKERLVQAAKTFFFHVQAFASFTNTLTKLFNSGMNNWITWLAVKEDGYIKDVFKHILIIFKETQSVVDAEDDKMQKKPLFFRIGTAMXGEKSANVKKLHESAKEGSRNVHVPPTISWVNSGNIPGILESFLSLLMKHPIMNLQLSDFCRNDTKAQPDATTSEKSPTADPSKTIIVDNVKKLQGALETETTKNXIELATEQLEQIIKTVRPIXEILQKALKTVEMNISWIKKARLIGVQQKGSFLS from the exons ATGTCTTCGGAGTCAGGACAGGACAAAGAAAGGCTGGTTCAAGCTgccaaaacattcttttttcatgTGCAAGCTTTTGCTTCCTTTACAAACACACTTACCAAATTGTTTAACAGCGGTATGAACAATTGGATCACCTGGTTGGCTGTGAAAGAAGATGGTTATATTAAGGATGTCTTTAAACACATTCTCATAATTTTTAAGGAGACACAATCTGTAGTGGATGCAGAGGATGACAAAATGCAAAAGAAACCTTTATTTTTCAGGATTGGAACAGCTA TGGGTGAGAAGAGTGCCAATGTAAAGAAGTTGCATGAGTCAGCTAAAGAAGGATCCAGAAATGTCCATGTACCACCTACTATCTCTTGGGTGAATAGTGGTAACATCCCTGGGATTTTGGAATCTTTTCTTTCACTCTTGATGAAGCATCCCATTATGAATCTTCAATTAAGTGACTTCTGTAGAAACGACACCAAAGCACAACCAGATGCTACCACATCTGAGAAAAGCCCAACGGCAGACCCGTCCAAAACCATTATAGTAGACAATGTGAAAAAGTTGCAGGGTGCATTAGAAACCGAGACTACGAAGA ATATTGAGTTAGCCACAGAGCAGTTGGAGCAAATTATCAAAACTGTGCGACCAATCTGAGAGATCCTCCAAAAAGCCCTAAAAACTGTGGAAATGAACATTTCTTGGATTAAGAAAGCCAGACTAATAGGAGTGCAACAGAAAGGCTCATTTCTGTCATAA